A single genomic interval of Alteromonas sp. CI.11.F.A3 harbors:
- a CDS encoding efflux RND transporter permease subunit has product MKTPNESTIKGIGASLARFALNRPVTIGMVFISMLLFGAVSGKLLPLEKFPGIDIPEMVVEVPYPDATPVEIETMITRPVEEAIATMSGIKRLRARSYENKAEIIVEFDWDENLKAKSVEAREKIDAIRHLLPADVERVMVYKFNTNDMPIFQLRVSSDRDLSLAYDLLERNLKRPIERVAGVSKVELYGTLKRQITIRLDPKLMTAYQVDVTALGQKLQDANFSLTAGYMYDNGEKILVNPVGEFTDMADFENMWVSPNVRLSDIATINFELPEQSEGRHLDRTFAVGFNIFRESGSNLVEVSSAVMEVIEEAKSDPAFTGINLFVMDDVAKSVTSSLSDLLSAGLLGALLSIVVLYLFLRQLTTTLIVVLSVPFSICITLGVMYLLGYTLNILSLMGLMLAVGMLVDNAVVITESIFQERQQDNNISRATQRGVNNVSLAVIAGTATTAIVFLPNIVGVKIDVTIFLEHVAIAICISLFASLFIAKTLIPLLTTKIAIPEAKENSTPGYISRYGRILSWVMVNQGKTSLIALGILLSTIIPMQVVTSDDEGNDNQERIWLNYHVTQNYTLDEVEKTVDKMEAFLYENQERFHIKQVYTYFTPGHAVSGITLNDDLPVSVGAIKEDIRENMPAFVRARPSFQWDSGNGGGVRITLLGESSDTLLEISERLIPILANIDGLTDVKADTGSKRDELQIRIDREKANRLGIQVSDVAQLVATALRGANLRTFRYGDAGEVNVQLRYGSDVQKSLDALKHINIGFNQDRAITLAMVADFSVVQQLSQINRSYRQTALAIGANLQDDATIEDAKVRIQQALAHIELPTGYQWTLDGSFSRQDEANGVMQMNMLLALCMIYVVMAALFESLVLPTSVITSLLFSFTGVFWAFMVTGTPMSIMGMIGMLILMGIVVNNGIVLVDRINQLVNEGITLYDAVVLGAQSRIRPILMTVATTVLGLVPLAMGATRIGGDGPPYSPMAIAIIGGLVFSTMTSLFLVPLAYVLLLKLRFNTQRMIVNGQARIAKLIKV; this is encoded by the coding sequence ATGAAAACGCCTAATGAAAGTACGATAAAGGGTATTGGCGCATCATTAGCACGTTTTGCGTTAAACCGCCCGGTGACCATAGGCATGGTGTTTATCTCCATGCTGCTGTTCGGCGCAGTCTCTGGGAAGTTACTGCCACTAGAAAAATTCCCTGGTATCGATATTCCTGAAATGGTGGTTGAGGTGCCCTACCCCGATGCCACGCCGGTAGAAATTGAAACCATGATCACTCGTCCGGTGGAAGAAGCCATCGCCACCATGTCGGGAATTAAACGTTTGCGCGCAAGGTCGTATGAAAATAAAGCGGAAATAATCGTTGAGTTTGATTGGGATGAGAACCTTAAAGCCAAAAGTGTAGAAGCCAGAGAAAAAATTGATGCTATCCGTCACCTGCTTCCTGCAGATGTAGAGCGTGTCATGGTGTACAAGTTCAACACCAATGATATGCCTATTTTCCAACTACGGGTATCGAGCGACCGTGATTTATCTCTTGCGTATGACTTACTAGAGCGCAACTTAAAGCGCCCTATTGAGCGTGTTGCCGGTGTGTCTAAGGTGGAACTTTACGGCACACTTAAAAGGCAAATTACCATTCGGTTAGATCCGAAATTAATGACCGCCTATCAAGTTGATGTCACTGCTTTAGGGCAAAAGCTGCAAGACGCCAACTTTTCTTTAACCGCGGGCTACATGTACGACAACGGCGAGAAAATACTCGTCAACCCCGTTGGGGAATTTACCGACATGGCCGATTTCGAAAACATGTGGGTTTCACCCAATGTGCGACTGTCCGACATCGCCACCATCAATTTCGAATTGCCGGAGCAAAGCGAAGGTCGTCACCTAGATAGAACCTTTGCGGTAGGCTTTAATATTTTCAGAGAGTCTGGCAGTAACTTAGTTGAAGTGTCGTCTGCCGTGATGGAAGTGATTGAGGAAGCCAAGTCTGACCCTGCGTTTACCGGTATTAACCTGTTTGTCATGGACGATGTGGCAAAAAGTGTAACCTCATCACTGTCTGATTTGCTAAGTGCTGGGTTATTAGGCGCATTACTTTCTATCGTGGTGCTGTATTTGTTTTTACGCCAACTGACGACGACATTAATTGTGGTGCTTTCGGTCCCCTTCTCCATTTGTATCACCTTAGGGGTAATGTACTTATTGGGCTACACCCTAAATATTTTATCCTTAATGGGGTTAATGTTAGCGGTGGGAATGTTGGTTGATAATGCGGTGGTTATTACCGAAAGTATCTTTCAAGAACGACAACAAGATAACAACATTAGCCGCGCCACTCAGCGTGGGGTTAACAATGTCAGCTTAGCGGTTATTGCAGGAACCGCGACTACGGCCATTGTATTTCTACCTAATATTGTTGGAGTGAAAATTGATGTCACAATATTTTTAGAGCACGTCGCCATAGCCATTTGTATCTCACTATTCGCCTCGTTGTTTATCGCTAAAACCTTGATCCCTTTGCTAACTACAAAAATAGCGATTCCCGAAGCGAAGGAAAACAGTACGCCAGGCTATATTTCGAGGTATGGTCGAATTCTGTCATGGGTAATGGTAAATCAAGGAAAAACATCACTGATTGCTTTGGGTATTCTACTCTCTACTATCATTCCTATGCAGGTCGTCACCTCTGACGATGAAGGTAACGATAACCAAGAACGTATATGGCTTAATTATCACGTTACTCAAAACTATACGCTTGATGAAGTAGAAAAAACGGTGGATAAAATGGAGGCGTTTTTATATGAAAACCAAGAACGCTTCCATATCAAGCAGGTTTATACCTACTTTACGCCAGGACATGCGGTAAGTGGAATAACCCTAAACGACGACCTTCCTGTCAGTGTGGGGGCTATTAAAGAAGATATTCGGGAAAACATGCCAGCCTTTGTAAGAGCTCGCCCCTCATTTCAATGGGACAGTGGCAATGGCGGCGGTGTTCGCATTACTTTGTTGGGTGAATCTTCAGATACCTTGCTAGAAATATCAGAGCGCCTTATTCCTATCCTCGCTAATATTGATGGCCTCACCGACGTGAAAGCCGATACGGGTTCTAAACGTGACGAACTTCAAATTCGAATAGATAGAGAAAAGGCAAACCGATTAGGCATTCAAGTGAGTGACGTAGCTCAGCTTGTAGCTACAGCATTAAGAGGCGCTAATTTACGCACATTTCGGTATGGAGATGCGGGTGAAGTTAATGTTCAACTTCGCTATGGCAGCGATGTTCAAAAATCACTTGATGCACTTAAGCATATTAATATTGGTTTTAATCAAGACCGAGCAATCACCCTGGCAATGGTGGCGGATTTCTCGGTAGTGCAGCAACTTTCGCAAATTAATCGAAGTTACCGGCAAACGGCGTTAGCTATTGGTGCCAACTTACAAGACGACGCCACCATAGAAGACGCGAAAGTACGCATTCAACAAGCTCTAGCGCACATCGAATTACCTACGGGTTACCAATGGACGCTTGATGGCAGTTTTTCACGTCAAGATGAGGCCAACGGCGTGATGCAAATGAATATGCTGCTCGCTTTGTGCATGATTTATGTGGTGATGGCTGCGCTATTTGAATCGCTAGTGTTGCCTACCTCGGTGATTACGTCGTTACTCTTTTCATTCACTGGCGTTTTTTGGGCGTTTATGGTCACTGGTACTCCCATGTCAATAATGGGCATGATAGGTATGCTAATACTTATGGGAATAGTGGTGAACAACGGGATTGTGTTAGTAGATAGAATTAACCAACTAGTTAATGAGGGAATAACCCTGTATGACGCAGTTGTGCTGGGGGCACAATCTCGTATTAGACCTATTTTGATGACAGTGGCAACAACCGTACTCGGTCTAGTACCGCTAGCAATGGGTGCAACAAGAATAGGTGGCGACGGACCGCCTTACTCGCCAATGGCAATTGCCATTATTGGTGGGCTAGTGTTCTCCACCATGACCAGTTTATTTTTGGTGCCGCTTGCTTATGTGTTACTTCTAAAGCTGCGTTTTAATACTCAGCGAATGATAGTTAACGGGCAAGCTAGAATAGCTAAACTTATTAAAGTGTAA
- a CDS encoding DUF3718 domain-containing protein, with the protein MKLLKTLAATAALAFAVNANAAPEKDVRFVGETQFSGFCKAVVLDDIKVLRSNLARNVGRIGASQREVLRMVTAEDGLTCNGVNLIKFSVERDANSVHEYLTSRS; encoded by the coding sequence ATGAAATTACTTAAAACTTTAGCGGCTACTGCTGCACTAGCTTTTGCTGTTAACGCTAACGCTGCCCCAGAAAAAGACGTTCGCTTTGTAGGCGAAACACAATTTTCTGGCTTCTGTAAAGCGGTTGTACTTGATGATATTAAAGTATTGCGTTCAAACCTTGCCCGTAACGTAGGTCGTATTGGCGCTAGCCAACGTGAAGTATTACGCATGGTTACTGCAGAAGACGGTTTAACATGTAATGGTGTTAACTTAATTAAGTTCTCTGTTGAGCGCGATGCCAACTCAGTTCACGAATACCTAACGTCACGTAGTTAA
- a CDS encoding DUF2189 domain-containing protein, whose protein sequence is MSHHFKETPENAITQSGIARVIPCKELDIGDPIKWLSLGLRDAMRTPILTAVYGVMFAVIPWFIMYLVEMTGWHLVIMPAIVCFMLIGPFLAAGLYDVSWELEKGHKPTFMHSLRAMRRNAVNEWGFGILLMVMMIFWLRVASLIHALYPSNIETTLESLMPFLVLGSIVGAGFTLAMLFVTAFTQPILMERKVDLATALLTSVNAVWVNKVPMLIWGAIIFTAVAIGFVTGFVGFIILMPLIGYASWHAYIDAISTKRARKYD, encoded by the coding sequence ATGTCGCACCATTTTAAAGAAACCCCAGAAAATGCGATAACTCAAAGCGGTATTGCAAGGGTGATCCCTTGTAAGGAACTCGATATAGGCGATCCTATAAAATGGCTCTCACTTGGTTTACGTGACGCAATGCGTACACCTATTTTAACCGCGGTGTATGGCGTTATGTTTGCCGTAATCCCTTGGTTCATAATGTACTTGGTAGAAATGACAGGTTGGCATCTAGTGATAATGCCTGCCATTGTGTGTTTCATGTTGATTGGCCCTTTCTTAGCTGCAGGTTTATATGATGTAAGCTGGGAATTAGAAAAAGGGCACAAGCCTACCTTTATGCATTCATTGCGAGCGATGCGAAGAAACGCTGTAAATGAGTGGGGGTTTGGCATCTTGCTAATGGTAATGATGATTTTTTGGCTTCGTGTAGCATCACTTATTCACGCATTGTATCCTTCGAACATTGAAACCACCCTTGAGAGTTTGATGCCATTTCTGGTACTGGGTTCAATAGTCGGTGCGGGTTTCACCTTAGCCATGTTATTTGTGACTGCGTTCACTCAACCTATATTAATGGAACGAAAAGTCGATTTGGCCACGGCGTTACTGACTAGTGTTAACGCAGTATGGGTAAACAAAGTTCCCATGCTTATATGGGGCGCCATTATATTTACGGCGGTCGCCATTGGTTTTGTAACCGGGTTCGTTGGCTTTATCATATTAATGCCACTTATCGGGTATGCATCATGGCATGCTTACATTGACGCCATTTCTACAAAACGCGCAAGAAAATATGATTAA
- a CDS encoding pyridoxal phosphate-dependent aminotransferase, which produces MKTVSRSHKLDNVCYDIRGPIAAQAKKMEDEGHRILKLNIGNPAPFGFEAPDDILKDVIHNLPTSQGYSDSTGIYAARVAVMQYYQQRNIQHIRVDDVYIGNGVSELIMMAMQALLNHGDEVLIPSPDYPLWTAAVSLSSGSPVHYRCDEQAGWFPDLDDIKSKITSKTRAIVLINPNNPTGAVYDKALLQDVVNLAREHGLVVFSDEIYDKILYDDAEHTCIASLADDVFFVTFGGLSKNYRVAGFRSGWLVVSGNKRLAKDYIEGLNILSSMRMCANVPCQSAIQTALGGYQSINDLVKDTGRLRIQRDVAVDMLNSIDGIHCVKPKGAMYCFARVDEKKFNINNDEQMILDLLRAEKILLVHGKAFNLTDGVYFRLVFLPHSDVLVPALHRIGNFFQHYQQGA; this is translated from the coding sequence ATGAAAACTGTATCTCGCTCACACAAATTAGATAACGTTTGTTATGACATTCGCGGCCCCATTGCGGCACAAGCTAAAAAAATGGAAGATGAAGGCCACCGTATTTTAAAACTAAATATTGGTAACCCTGCCCCATTTGGCTTTGAAGCCCCCGACGATATTCTTAAAGACGTTATTCATAACCTGCCCACTTCTCAAGGATATTCAGATTCAACGGGAATTTACGCAGCACGTGTGGCCGTTATGCAGTACTACCAGCAGCGCAATATTCAGCATATTCGCGTAGACGATGTTTACATTGGTAACGGCGTTAGCGAATTGATAATGATGGCCATGCAAGCGCTACTTAATCATGGCGACGAAGTACTGATCCCAAGCCCTGATTATCCACTGTGGACCGCCGCGGTAAGTTTGTCATCAGGCTCTCCGGTACATTATCGTTGTGATGAACAAGCGGGCTGGTTCCCTGACTTAGATGACATCAAAAGCAAAATCACCAGCAAAACTCGGGCTATTGTATTAATTAACCCAAATAACCCTACTGGCGCTGTTTACGATAAAGCCTTGTTGCAAGACGTTGTCAATTTGGCAAGAGAACATGGCTTGGTTGTTTTCAGTGATGAAATTTACGATAAAATTTTATACGACGATGCCGAACATACCTGTATTGCCTCTCTTGCTGACGATGTATTTTTCGTTACCTTTGGTGGCCTGTCTAAAAACTACCGCGTAGCAGGTTTTCGCTCTGGTTGGTTAGTGGTCAGCGGCAACAAACGCTTAGCAAAAGACTATATTGAAGGCTTAAATATTCTTTCTTCAATGCGAATGTGTGCAAACGTGCCTTGCCAAAGTGCGATTCAAACGGCGTTAGGTGGGTATCAGAGCATCAATGACCTAGTGAAAGACACGGGTCGTCTGCGTATTCAGCGCGATGTGGCGGTAGACATGCTTAACAGCATCGATGGCATACACTGCGTTAAACCCAAAGGCGCGATGTACTGTTTTGCCCGAGTTGATGAGAAAAAATTCAACATAAACAATGATGAGCAGATGATTTTAGATTTGCTGCGCGCTGAGAAGATTCTATTGGTACACGGTAAAGCGTTTAATCTGACTGACGGCGTTTATTTCCGTTTAGTGTTTTTACCGCATAGTGATGTGCTAGTTCCGGCACTTCACCGTATAGGTAACTTCTTTCAACACTATCAACAAGGCGCTTAA
- the yfbR gene encoding 5'-deoxynucleotidase, with translation MSDKSHFFAHLARLKLINRWPLMHNVRTENVQEHSLQVAMVAHALALIKNKFFGGTINAERIATIAMFHDVSEVLTGDLPTPVKYYNPDIKHEYKKIEKIAENILIDMAPDAFKEDYASLIDANFHTEEEAFIVKAADVLCAYLKTLEELSAGNQEFKLAKKRLDKILKEYHSDEVDYFLTRYVPSFSLSLDEITQEEI, from the coding sequence GTGTCAGATAAAAGTCATTTTTTTGCTCACCTTGCCCGATTAAAGCTTATTAATCGCTGGCCACTTATGCACAATGTACGTACTGAAAATGTTCAGGAGCACAGCTTACAAGTGGCCATGGTGGCGCATGCCCTCGCTTTAATAAAGAACAAGTTTTTTGGCGGAACAATAAATGCAGAACGCATTGCGACTATCGCGATGTTTCACGATGTGTCTGAGGTATTAACGGGCGATTTACCAACACCGGTAAAATACTATAATCCAGACATCAAGCACGAATATAAAAAGATTGAAAAGATAGCTGAAAATATTTTAATCGATATGGCACCAGACGCATTCAAAGAAGATTACGCTTCACTCATTGATGCTAATTTTCACACTGAAGAAGAAGCTTTTATTGTTAAAGCTGCCGATGTGCTATGTGCCTACTTGAAAACCTTAGAAGAACTTTCAGCGGGAAACCAAGAATTCAAACTGGCTAAAAAGCGGTTAGATAAGATTTTGAAAGAGTATCACTCAGATGAAGTCGATTATTTCTTAACTCGCTATGTGCCGAGCTTTTCGCTTAGTTTAGACGAAATAACCCAGGAAGAAATTTAG
- a CDS encoding anti-phage deoxyguanosine triphosphatase, with protein sequence MTVHKWEQDLHARRLPRSVSRDGDHRNPYQRDKARVLHSAAFRRLQAKTQVLGVGLSDFYRTRLTHSLEAAQIGTGITAQLSGKFPDIASKLALDPTLIETLCLAHDIGHPPFGHGGEIALHYMMHEHGGFEGNGQTFRIITQLEPYTAEHGMNLCRRSVLGLVKYPNFIDTLTAPKVNGERPASLRQVKASEWHPPKGLFRCDEPLFDWLLAPFSASDKDRLMSFNQFDTKHSKTRFKSFDCSIMELADDIAYGIHDLEDAIVMDMVNRQDFVSDVTLPIKALEIKWLSDNIDELTEKLFSKAHHERKNAIGALVNSFITAIEIADVEGFAHPLLAYNAKMPNDFESGLELFKRFVYKKVIRRPDVQQLEYKGQMVVMELLEAFSSDPERLLPENTQERWLKACEQHNGMRVLADYISGMTDEFASRLYGTLFSPRQGGIQDSFHI encoded by the coding sequence GTGACAGTACACAAGTGGGAACAAGATTTACACGCACGCAGACTGCCGCGCAGTGTTTCTCGCGATGGCGATCATCGTAATCCCTACCAGCGAGATAAAGCTCGCGTACTGCACAGTGCCGCTTTTCGACGTTTACAAGCCAAGACCCAAGTATTAGGTGTTGGCCTTAGTGACTTTTATCGCACTCGCCTTACTCACTCTTTAGAAGCCGCGCAAATAGGCACTGGCATTACCGCCCAATTAAGCGGTAAGTTTCCAGATATCGCCAGCAAATTAGCCCTTGATCCCACGCTTATAGAAACCTTGTGCTTAGCCCATGATATAGGCCACCCGCCATTTGGTCACGGTGGTGAAATTGCCCTTCATTATATGATGCACGAACATGGCGGCTTTGAAGGAAACGGACAAACGTTTCGTATAATTACTCAGTTAGAGCCCTACACTGCCGAGCATGGCATGAACTTATGCCGCCGAAGTGTATTGGGTCTTGTGAAATACCCCAATTTTATTGATACCCTAACAGCCCCTAAGGTTAACGGTGAACGCCCCGCTTCATTACGCCAAGTAAAAGCCAGCGAATGGCATCCACCTAAAGGCTTGTTTCGTTGTGACGAACCTTTATTCGATTGGTTACTAGCGCCGTTTAGCGCCTCTGACAAAGACAGGTTAATGTCTTTTAATCAATTTGATACCAAGCACAGTAAAACCCGTTTTAAGTCTTTTGATTGCTCAATTATGGAGCTTGCGGATGATATCGCCTACGGCATCCACGATTTAGAAGACGCGATTGTAATGGACATGGTGAACCGACAAGACTTTGTTAGCGATGTCACCCTTCCGATAAAAGCACTAGAGATAAAATGGTTATCAGATAACATTGATGAACTTACCGAGAAGCTTTTCAGCAAAGCCCATCACGAGCGCAAAAACGCCATTGGCGCTCTGGTAAATAGTTTTATTACGGCTATAGAAATCGCCGATGTAGAAGGCTTTGCGCATCCACTGCTTGCCTATAATGCTAAAATGCCTAACGATTTCGAAAGTGGTTTAGAGCTATTTAAGCGGTTTGTGTATAAAAAAGTTATTCGACGCCCTGATGTACAGCAGCTTGAATATAAAGGCCAAATGGTAGTGATGGAGTTATTAGAAGCCTTTAGTTCTGATCCTGAACGCCTATTGCCTGAAAACACCCAAGAGCGCTGGTTAAAAGCCTGCGAACAACATAACGGCATGCGAGTGCTTGCTGATTATATTTCCGGTATGACCGATGAGTTTGCCTCACGGTTATATGGAACACTCTTTTCCCCTCGACAAGGTGGCATTCAAGACAGCTTCCATATCTAG
- a CDS encoding RDD family protein yields the protein MKANEIEQLALSDSETRDVITPYAFKVDQALLGIPLAPPIRRAIAIIIDVSLIFMAAKLSATLIAFVAAMAFYKGTAQQYLPKMSSFWRRTLKLFAASFLFVSSLTVLSLAIDFFEGDSTLQGTQINTSEQNDELSEHDRSIIRTYLAQTGDDKNCDDICQSAASAKLFAQLPELAEIENAGNSQVTRSLLHLMAIADDEPIAADDIENLDLAPESIAGQDTNENTSENDTTPVTSIVQWGKGIIQDLGLGFGWAAVYFTLFSLLWRGQTPGKKVCNIRVVSLSGEPLGMLDCFGRYGGYGAGFATGLLGFLQVYWDPNRQAIQDKISATVVIQGSVNQVVTAKTVADAVKD from the coding sequence ATGAAAGCCAACGAAATAGAGCAATTAGCGCTGTCAGATTCTGAAACCAGAGATGTGATCACCCCGTATGCCTTTAAAGTTGACCAAGCGCTATTAGGCATTCCTTTGGCTCCGCCTATTAGACGCGCAATAGCAATTATCATTGATGTCAGTTTAATATTTATGGCTGCAAAGCTTAGCGCAACGTTAATTGCCTTTGTTGCTGCTATGGCTTTTTATAAAGGCACAGCACAACAATACCTTCCTAAAATGTCTTCGTTTTGGCGCAGAACCCTAAAGCTTTTTGCAGCCAGCTTTTTATTTGTAAGCTCGCTAACGGTACTCTCATTAGCAATAGACTTCTTTGAAGGCGATAGCACTCTACAAGGAACACAAATAAACACATCTGAACAGAATGATGAGTTAAGTGAGCATGATAGATCAATAATACGCACATATTTAGCGCAAACTGGCGACGATAAAAACTGCGACGATATTTGCCAAAGTGCTGCTAGCGCTAAATTGTTTGCTCAATTGCCTGAGCTTGCTGAAATTGAAAACGCTGGAAATAGTCAAGTTACTCGATCGCTATTGCACTTAATGGCCATAGCTGACGATGAACCTATTGCCGCAGATGATATTGAAAATTTAGATTTAGCGCCAGAGAGTATTGCGGGCCAAGATACAAACGAAAATACAAGCGAAAACGACACAACACCTGTAACCAGTATTGTGCAGTGGGGCAAAGGCATTATTCAAGACCTAGGTCTTGGTTTTGGTTGGGCTGCTGTTTACTTTACCTTGTTCTCGTTACTTTGGCGCGGGCAAACTCCAGGTAAAAAAGTATGTAATATTCGCGTGGTTTCGCTAAGCGGAGAGCCACTTGGCATGCTTGATTGCTTTGGCCGGTACGGCGGCTACGGAGCCGGTTTTGCGACGGGGCTATTAGGCTTTTTACAGGTTTACTGGGATCCAAACAGACAGGCCATTCAGGATAAAATATCAGCCACCGTAGTTATTCAAGGGAGCGTGAACCAAGTTGTAACGGCAAAAACTGTTGCTGATGCGGTTAAGGATTAG
- the msrP gene encoding protein-methionine-sulfoxide reductase catalytic subunit MsrP, which produces MSKPFKPSVKLTDNHVTDENVYLNRRKLLKSLGFVGASALLSNSANAAGWFWEDDEEQAKAFKTQALKFSQPEKYQISETQTPESKATSYNNFYEFGTAKDEPVKNAQEFDTSEWTLKVDGLVNKPLTLNLDDLTKRFPLEERIYRLRCVEAWSMVIPWIGYELGALLKAAEPLSSAKYVAFETLYEPEHMPGQRNRFLGGGIEYPYVEGLRLDEAMHPLTLMSVGLYGKTLPPQNGAPVRLVVPWKYGFKSIKSIVRIRLTDKQPPTTWNRLAFNEYGFYANVNPDVSHPRWSQASERRITTGGLLSRNRIPTEMYNGYSEVAPLYANMDLTRNF; this is translated from the coding sequence ATGTCTAAACCTTTTAAGCCTTCAGTAAAGCTAACCGACAATCATGTTACCGATGAAAATGTTTATCTTAATCGTCGTAAGTTATTAAAGTCTCTTGGCTTTGTAGGTGCGTCCGCGTTGCTTTCAAACTCTGCAAATGCAGCTGGGTGGTTTTGGGAAGACGATGAGGAACAAGCAAAGGCATTCAAAACCCAAGCGCTTAAATTTAGTCAGCCTGAAAAGTACCAAATTAGCGAAACCCAAACCCCAGAATCCAAAGCGACTTCTTATAATAACTTTTATGAGTTTGGCACTGCCAAAGATGAGCCTGTTAAAAACGCGCAAGAATTCGATACATCTGAATGGACATTAAAAGTCGATGGGCTGGTGAACAAACCACTCACACTGAATCTTGATGATTTAACAAAGCGTTTTCCTCTTGAAGAGCGAATCTATCGCCTTCGTTGTGTAGAAGCTTGGTCTATGGTTATTCCTTGGATTGGTTATGAGTTAGGCGCGTTATTAAAAGCTGCAGAGCCCTTGTCGTCAGCTAAATATGTGGCCTTTGAAACCTTATACGAGCCTGAGCACATGCCCGGGCAACGCAACCGTTTCCTTGGTGGGGGTATTGAATACCCTTATGTTGAAGGTCTGCGTTTAGATGAAGCTATGCACCCTCTCACGCTGATGTCGGTAGGCCTTTATGGTAAAACCCTACCGCCGCAAAATGGCGCTCCTGTTCGTTTAGTGGTGCCATGGAAATACGGTTTTAAAAGTATTAAGTCGATTGTGCGCATTCGGTTGACCGATAAGCAGCCCCCCACTACGTGGAACCGTTTAGCGTTTAACGAATACGGCTTTTACGCTAATGTGAACCCAGATGTATCACACCCTCGTTGGAGCCAAGCTAGCGAACGCCGTATTACCACCGGTGGATTACTATCACGTAATAGAATACCTACCGAAATGTACAATGGTTACAGTGAAGTGGCGCCGCTTTATGCAAACATGGACTTAACGCGTAACTTCTAA
- a CDS encoding protein-methionine-sulfoxide reductase heme-binding subunit MsrQ, producing MKLFKKPVRVSNLARRGLKGVIHLLSLGYLVGLFYAGITDNLGPDPVDTLLNETGIWAIHLLLITLMLSPLAKILPSPEPIKFRRMLGIYSFVYALSHFATYILFELQLDMSLIATELVKRPYIVVGLTALLLLFVLTITSFQKIRRSMGKRWQILHNSIYLIVPLALLHFSWSQKTIWQEPIWYWLFAFVLLFNRIKGLVTTALKKHARSKNRKHATQT from the coding sequence ATGAAATTATTTAAAAAACCAGTTCGTGTTTCAAATTTAGCTCGCAGGGGCTTAAAAGGTGTTATTCACTTATTATCACTCGGGTATCTCGTTGGGTTATTTTATGCGGGGATAACCGATAATTTAGGCCCTGATCCTGTTGATACCTTGTTGAATGAAACCGGTATATGGGCAATACACCTTTTGCTTATTACCCTGATGTTAAGCCCATTAGCAAAAATACTGCCTAGTCCTGAGCCAATTAAGTTTAGGCGAATGCTTGGGATATATAGCTTTGTCTATGCGTTGTCACATTTTGCGACTTACATTCTGTTCGAACTGCAACTGGATATGAGTTTGATTGCTACCGAGCTGGTTAAACGCCCCTATATTGTCGTAGGGCTAACCGCCTTGCTTTTACTCTTCGTATTAACAATAACGTCTTTTCAAAAAATACGTCGAAGCATGGGCAAGCGTTGGCAGATTTTACACAACAGTATTTATTTAATAGTCCCTTTGGCGTTACTTCACTTTTCGTGGTCACAAAAAACCATATGGCAAGAACCCATATGGTATTGGCTGTTTGCCTTTGTATTGTTATTTAACCGAATTAAAGGCTTGGTGACTACAGCACTTAAAAAGCATGCTCGCAGTAAAAATCGGAAACACGCTACTCAGACTTAA
- a CDS encoding YqaA family protein, whose protein sequence is MFVSAFLAATILPLSSELVLTTLALNGSSALLLLIVASFGNVLGSIVNYVLGFRYGQLVATKLLRVSHTTFMRAEVMYKKWGKWSLLLAWVPIIGDPLTLLAGTLRTRFWFFLLIVGISKTARYAALLFFITR, encoded by the coding sequence ATGTTTGTTTCAGCATTTCTTGCTGCCACAATATTACCGTTAAGCTCTGAGCTTGTATTAACCACTTTGGCGCTAAATGGCTCATCTGCGCTTTTGTTACTGATTGTTGCTTCTTTTGGTAACGTGTTGGGTTCAATCGTCAATTATGTATTGGGCTTTCGCTACGGCCAATTGGTAGCAACAAAATTGCTGCGCGTTTCTCACACTACCTTTATGCGGGCTGAAGTCATGTATAAAAAATGGGGGAAATGGTCATTACTATTAGCCTGGGTGCCAATTATTGGCGACCCATTAACTCTGTTAGCGGGCACCTTGCGTACGCGCTTTTGGTTTTTCTTATTAATAGTAGGAATTAGCAAAACAGCGCGATATGCCGCGCTGTTGTTTTTTATCACTCGCTGA